GGCCGATTACGTTGCCTTCGGCCCGGTCGCAGCCAGCCTGACCGGCGCAGGCGAGGTGGCGGAGGCCGATCTTTTTGCCTGGTGGTCGCAGATGATCGAGTTGCCCGTGGTGGCCGAAGGCAACCTGACCACCGCCGCGGTCGAAACCCTCGCACCGCTGACGGATTTTTTCGCCCTGGGCGAAGAGATCTGGGGCACGGACGACCCGCTGGAGGCCCTGCGCACCCTCACCGCGCCCCTGGGCTGAGGCTCAGACCATGGGCGCCATCAATTCGACCTCCGCGCCGTCCCGGATCGCGGTGTAGAAACAGGTCCGCCGGTTGGTGTGGCATGCTGGGCCTTCCTGGCGGACCTGGAGCAGCAGGCAATCGCGGTCGCAGTCCACGCGCATCTCGACCAGGGTCTGCACATGGCCCGAGGACTCGCCCTTGATCCAGAACGCTTGGCGCGAGCGCGACCAGTAGGTCACGCGCCCGGTCTCCAGCGTGCGCGCCACGGCCTCGGCATTCATCCAGGCCATCATCAGCACCTCGCCGCTTGCGGCATCCTGGGCGATTGCGGGGATCAGGCCTTGGTCGTCATATCGCAGGCTTGCGGGATCGAATTCCATGTGCTCCTCCTTAACAGAGCGGATTTGCGGTCTACTTACGCAGGACCCGGAGGAAAAGCCATGTCAGACACGGACCTGATCAAACTCTATTCCCAGCGTATCCTGGGTCTTGCGGCCGAGATCCCCCATGCCGGGCGGCTGCCCGATCCCGACGCCTCGGCCAAGAAGCGCTCGCCGCTCTGCGGGTCGACGGTGACGGTGGATGTGAAGCTGGACCAGGGGCGCGTTGCGGCTTTCGGGCAGGACGTGAAGGCCTGCGCACTGGGGCAGGCGGCGGCGTCGGTGCTGGGCGGGGCCGTGATCGGGCGCAGCCGGGCAGAGATCGAGGCGGCCCGCGACGCGCTGAAGGCGATGCTGAAAGAGGGCGGGCCGGTGCCCGACTCGCCCTTCGACGGGTTCGAGGTGCTGCAACCGGCGCGGGACTACAAGAACCGCCATGCCTCGATCCTGCTGTCGCTTGACGCGACCGTGGCTGCCATGCGCGAGGCCGAAAGCGCCCATTGCGCCTGAGGGACCGGAGGGCCAGCCCTCCGGACCTCCCGGG
The Dinoroseobacter shibae DFL 12 = DSM 16493 genome window above contains:
- the hisI gene encoding phosphoribosyl-AMP cyclohydrolase — encoded protein: MEFDPASLRYDDQGLIPAIAQDAASGEVLMMAWMNAEAVARTLETGRVTYWSRSRQAFWIKGESSGHVQTLVEMRVDCDRDCLLLQVRQEGPACHTNRRTCFYTAIRDGAEVELMAPMV
- a CDS encoding iron-sulfur cluster assembly scaffold protein, which codes for MSDTDLIKLYSQRILGLAAEIPHAGRLPDPDASAKKRSPLCGSTVTVDVKLDQGRVAAFGQDVKACALGQAAASVLGGAVIGRSRAEIEAARDALKAMLKEGGPVPDSPFDGFEVLQPARDYKNRHASILLSLDATVAAMREAESAHCA